In Candidatus Margulisiibacteriota bacterium, one DNA window encodes the following:
- a CDS encoding ribonuclease HI family protein — protein sequence MKVQIFTDGAARGNPGPAGIGVVIRNEKEVLLEVADYIGKTTNNVAEYMALIRGLEEAIDLGERSVEVFADSELIVKQIKGEYKVKNEGLAPLFYNVKSLIRKFNHFTITHVPREANEHADRLSNQGIDDHQGSTHGPLFGKI from the coding sequence ATGAAAGTCCAAATTTTTACCGATGGCGCCGCTCGCGGCAATCCCGGCCCGGCCGGGATCGGCGTGGTTATCAGGAATGAGAAGGAAGTCCTGCTCGAAGTCGCCGATTACATCGGCAAAACCACCAACAACGTCGCCGAATATATGGCGCTGATCCGCGGGCTGGAAGAGGCGATCGACCTGGGCGAACGAAGTGTGGAGGTTTTTGCCGATTCGGAACTGATCGTCAAGCAGATCAAAGGCGAATATAAGGTCAAGAACGAAGGGTTGGCGCCGCTCTTTTATAACGTCAAATCATTGATCAGAAAATTCAATCATTTTACGATCACTCACGTACCGCGGGAAGCGAACGAACACGCCGACCGGCTCTCCAACCAGGGGATCGACGACCATCAAGGCTCGACCCACGGCCCGCTTTTTGGTAAGATATAG